The sequence GGGGTGATTGTGCTTACAGACCCTGATTACCCGGGGCAACGAATTCGCACGATCATTTCTGAAAAAGTCCCAGGCTGCAAACATGCCTTTATTGAAAAGGGAGATGCCCTTCATAAGCGCGGAAGGGGTGTAGGAGTTGAACATGCTTCCCCAGAAGCCATCAGAAAGGCGTTAGCGGGTGCGCAATTAATGCAGGAAGACGTGAAAGAGGAAATCACTCATGATGATTTAATCGCAGCAGGATTAATTGGTGGCCCTGGAGCGAAAGATCGAAGAGAAAAAATCGGCAAATTACTGAAAATAGGTTATACCAATGGAAAA is a genomic window of Niallia sp. XMNu-256 containing:
- the rnmV gene encoding ribonuclease M5; its protein translation is MKIREIIVVEGKDDTTAIQQAVHADTIETNGSAINTETIEKIKLAQSTRGVIVLTDPDYPGQRIRTIISEKVPGCKHAFIEKGDALHKRGRGVGVEHASPEAIRKALAGAQLMQEDVKEEITHDDLIAAGLIGGPGAKDRREKIGKLLKIGYTNGKQLHKRLMVFEISKQAFGEAVKVIRQEEKDA